One Brachionichthys hirsutus isolate HB-005 unplaced genomic scaffold, CSIRO-AGI_Bhir_v1 contig_471, whole genome shotgun sequence DNA segment encodes these proteins:
- the LOC137915558 gene encoding hepcidin-like, producing MRTFSVTVAVAVMLVCICIQENSAVPVSEVQELEEPMSNDHPVAAQEMSDDSWKMPYNRRKRNPAACRFCCNCCPNMSGCGVCCRF from the exons ATGAGGACGTTCAGTGTTACAGTTGCTGTGGCCGTCATGCTGGTCTGTATTTGCATTCAGGAGAACTCTGCTGTTCCAGTCTCTGAA gttcaggagctggaggagccaaTGAGCAACGACCATCCAGTTGCTGCACAAGAAATGTCAGACGACTCCTGGAAG ATGCCGTATAACAGACGGAAGCGTAACCCTGCTGCCTGCAGGTTTTGCTGCAACTGCTGCCCTAATATGAGTGGATGTGGAgtctgctgcaggttctga
- the LOC137915565 gene encoding hepcidin-like, whose amino-acid sequence MRTFSVTVAVAVMLVCICIQENSAVPVYEVQELEEPMSNDHPVAAQEMSDDSWKMPYNRRKRNPAACRFCCNCCPNMSGCGVCCRF is encoded by the exons ATGAGGACGTTCAGTGTTACAGTTGCTGTGGCCGTCATGCTGGTCTGTATTTGCATTCAGGAGAACTCTGCTGTTCCAGTCTATGAA gttcaggagctggaggagccaaTGAGCAACGACCATCCAGTTGCTGCACAAGAAATGTCAGACGACTCCTGGAAG ATGCCGTATAACAGACGGAAGCGTAACCCTGCTGCCTGCAGGTTTTGCTGCAACTGCTGCCCTAATATGAGTGGATGTGGAgtctgctgcaggttctga
- the LOC137915556 gene encoding hepcidin-like, which translates to MRTFSVTVAVAVMLVCICIQENSAVPVSEVQELEEPMSNDQPVAAQEMSDDSWKMPYNRRKRNPAACRFCCNCCPNMSGCGVCCRF; encoded by the exons ATGAGGACGTTCAGTGTTACAGTTGCTGTGGCCGTCATGCTGGTCTGTATTTGCATTCAGGAGAACTCTGCTGTTCCAGTCTCTGAA gttcaggagctggaggagccaaTGAGCAACGACCAGCCAGTTGCTGCACAAGAAATGTCAGACGACTCCTGGAAG ATGCCGTATAACAGACGGAAGCGTAACCCTGCTGCCTGCAGGTTTTGCTGCAACTGCTGCCCTAATATGAGTGGATGTGGAgtctgctgcaggttctga
- the LOC137915563 gene encoding hepcidin-like, with the protein MRTFSVTVAVAVMLVCICIQENSAVPVSEVQELEEPMSNDHPVAAQEMSDDSWKMPYNRRKRNPARCKFCCNCCPNMSGCGVCCRF; encoded by the exons ATGAGGACGTTCAGTGTTACAGTTGCTGTGGCCGTCATGCTGGTCTGTATTTGCATTCAGGAGAACTCTGCTGTTCCAGTCTCTGAA gttcaggagctggaggagccaaTGAGCAACGACCATCCAGTTGCTGCACAAGAAATGTCAGACGACTCCTGGAAG ATGCCGTATAACAGACGGAAGCGTAACCCTGCTCGCTGCAAGTTTTGCTGCAACTGCTGCCCTAATATGAGTGGATGTGGAgtctgctgcaggttctga
- the LOC137915564 gene encoding hepcidin-like → MSSFSVTVAVAVMLVCICIQENSAVPVSEVQELEEPMSNDHPVAAQEMSDDSWKMPYNRRKRNPAACRFCCNCCPNMSGCGVCCRF, encoded by the exons ATGAGTTCGTTCAGTGTTACAGTTGCTGTGGCCGTCATGCTGGTCTGTATTTGCATTCAGGAGAACTCTGCTGTTCCAGTCTCTGAA gttcaggagctggaggagccaaTGAGCAACGACCATCCGGTTGCTGCACAAGAAATGTCAGACGACTCCTGGAAG ATGCCGTATAACAGACGGAAGCGTAACCCTGCTGCCTGCAGGTTTTGCTGCAACTGCTGCCCTAATATGAGTGGATGTGGAgtctgctgcaggttctga